The proteins below come from a single bacterium genomic window:
- a CDS encoding protein kinase — translation MATPESRLTLTREIARSAVATVWEGFDSDLDRKVLVKSIHPQYARESDLRARFEREAKAIAKLSHPNVVQIYDLRTEGDELSLILEFVEGTTLRRLMKDQEQLPAEAALTIAEEILAGLSQAHEAGIVHRDLKPENVLVSSRGEVKITDFGLASLKDQPTVTQEGMVVGTPSYMAPEQAGGGEITPATDVFAVGLILFEMLTGRRVHEGATMAETFQNVVKYQPPKLDACGDLVPEAVRPVLAAMLERSPAKRPRSAAVARQGLQDSNPESRLPRALIQDFLSGEPQRRATTPSVARIRAWSKPFRLFTIITLLVAGAGLIFHLATLTRPTTEEGTSEQQPMDTMAAVSPFDSANVPPGRSDTIPVVQREPVPEEFLDTEGRRLTSRVEPQIPVEKPIEPVLEPQTGFLEVVSRPWAQVYIGDSLVGTTPLKRTIEVRAGSYNVVFMNPEIGLPIILAAAVRGGDTTRLQVNLYDYVARIRIASVKPWADVYVNDQFVLRTPSSKIIFQPLGTHTITLRNPEFPDYTEALTFSAGDSVREIRVDLAKPR, via the coding sequence ATGGCAACACCCGAAAGCCGTCTGACGCTCACGCGCGAGATCGCGCGCAGCGCCGTCGCCACGGTGTGGGAGGGATTCGACTCGGACCTGGACCGCAAGGTTCTGGTCAAGTCCATCCACCCGCAATACGCGCGCGAGTCGGATTTGCGCGCCCGTTTCGAGCGGGAAGCGAAAGCCATCGCCAAGCTCTCGCACCCCAACGTGGTGCAGATCTACGATCTGCGCACGGAAGGGGACGAGCTGTCGCTGATTCTGGAATTCGTCGAGGGGACGACGCTGCGGCGGCTGATGAAGGATCAGGAACAGCTTCCCGCGGAAGCGGCGCTCACGATTGCCGAGGAGATTCTGGCGGGCTTGAGTCAGGCTCATGAGGCGGGGATCGTTCACCGCGATCTGAAGCCGGAGAATGTGCTGGTTTCCAGCCGCGGCGAGGTCAAGATCACCGATTTCGGTCTGGCTTCGCTCAAGGATCAACCGACGGTTACGCAGGAAGGCATGGTGGTGGGTACCCCTTCCTACATGGCTCCCGAGCAGGCGGGAGGGGGCGAGATCACTCCCGCCACGGACGTTTTTGCCGTGGGACTGATTCTGTTCGAGATGTTGACCGGCCGGCGCGTGCATGAAGGCGCCACGATGGCCGAGACGTTTCAGAACGTGGTCAAGTATCAGCCGCCGAAACTGGACGCCTGCGGCGATCTTGTTCCCGAGGCGGTACGGCCGGTTCTGGCCGCTATGCTGGAGCGGTCGCCCGCGAAACGACCTCGTTCGGCGGCCGTCGCGCGGCAGGGATTGCAGGACAGCAATCCCGAGAGCCGCCTGCCCCGAGCGCTGATTCAGGATTTTCTCTCCGGCGAGCCGCAACGCCGAGCCACTACGCCCTCGGTGGCACGGATTCGAGCCTGGTCCAAGCCGTTCCGCCTGTTCACGATTATTACCCTACTGGTTGCCGGCGCCGGCCTGATCTTTCACCTCGCCACGCTGACGCGCCCAACCACCGAAGAGGGAACGAGCGAGCAGCAACCGATGGACACGATGGCTGCCGTTTCGCCCTTTGATTCAGCCAACGTGCCGCCGGGACGATCCGACACGATTCCGGTGGTTCAACGCGAACCTGTTCCCGAAGAATTCCTTGACACGGAAGGGCGGCGGCTCACTTCGCGCGTTGAACCTCAAATTCCCGTCGAGAAGCCCATCGAGCCGGTTCTTGAGCCGCAGACGGGCTTTCTCGAAGTCGTGAGCCGGCCGTGGGCGCAGGTGTATATCGGCGATTCGCTGGTGGGAACCACGCCGCTCAAGCGGACAATAGAGGTGCGAGCGGGTAGCTATAACGTCGTTTTTATGAATCCCGAAATCGGGCTGCCGATCATTCTTGCGGCAGCCGTTCGCGGTGGAGATACCACCCGCTTGCAGGTGAATTTGTATGACTACGTCGCACGAATCCGCATTGCTTCCGTGAAACCGTGGGCGGACGTGTACGTCAACGATCAATTCGTCCTTCGCACACCCTCCTCGAAGATCATCTTCCAGCCGCTGGGAACCCATACGATTACGCTCCGTAATCCGGAGTTCCCGGACTACACTGAAGCCCTGACTTTTTCCGCGGGGGACTCGGTGCGTGAGATCCGGGTGGATCTGGCCAAGCCTCGATAG
- a CDS encoding ABC transporter ATP-binding protein, translated as MIELSQVTKSYTGAKAVDNVTLSIPSGQILGFLGPNGAGKTTTMRMITCYMPPTSGTIRVDGLDVEEHSLEVRRKIGYLPEMAPVYQDMSVSDYLDYVIDLRRIAKDQQPSRRKNIIERCGLGDVMHKDVGQLSKGYRQRVGLAQAMVHDPDIVVLDEPTAG; from the coding sequence ATGATCGAATTGTCACAGGTTACCAAATCCTACACTGGCGCGAAGGCGGTGGACAATGTCACGTTGTCCATTCCCTCGGGTCAGATTCTCGGTTTTCTCGGTCCGAACGGAGCCGGGAAGACCACCACCATGCGAATGATTACCTGCTACATGCCTCCCACATCGGGGACAATTCGGGTGGATGGCCTGGACGTGGAGGAGCATTCGCTGGAGGTCCGCAGGAAGATCGGCTACCTTCCGGAAATGGCTCCGGTCTATCAGGACATGAGCGTATCCGACTATCTGGACTACGTGATTGACCTGCGGCGAATCGCCAAGGATCAGCAGCCGTCACGGCGGAAGAACATTATCGAACGCTGCGGACTGGGCGACGTGATGCACAAGGACGTGGGCCAGCTCTCGAAGGGATACCGGCAGCGCGTGGGTCTGGCGCAGGCGATGGTCCATGATCCCGACATTGTCGTATTGGACGAGCCGACGGCCGGT